Proteins from a genomic interval of Colletotrichum higginsianum IMI 349063 chromosome 6, whole genome shotgun sequence:
- a CDS encoding Acid phosphatase, with amino-acid sequence MAPISNLGLKAALFLLPFASAASCSNQTHTRNGLTWTPRAVRMNHVQVIGTHNSYHREAPLAEHPAQAAILPNVQNYYYSHPALDVQATYQSIRNFELDIFADPDGGHYATRLVRRHAGLDDAPDPDLLAPGIKVLHVADADYHTTCKTLTACLSVVKAWSDAHQDHVPIPFMIEFKTSEAAIAAAAGAAPIPWNDTALLRGLDDEIRAVFGPDRLVTPDDLRRGNLTLEQSVLRHGWPDLESARGRVLFLMDNGPVHPVRDAYTDGRPNLEGRVLFTNSAPGNPDCAFQKLNDPTGAEQANIRAQVAAGYWVRTRADVPLDTLFSNDTTAMREAAFASGAQVVSTDFQAYGMSTRWDVDYAVRFEGAAAVRCNPVTAAEGCDDAALEPVEYVRN; translated from the exons ATGGCCCCGATCTCCAACCTCGGCCTCAAGGCCGCCCTCT TCCTCCTCCCTTTCGCCAGCGCCGCGTCGTGCTCCAACCAGACGCACACGCGCAACGGCCTGACCTGGACCCCGCGCGCCGTCCGCATGAACCACGTCCAGGTCATCGGCACCCACAACTCGTACCACCGCGAGGCCCCGCTCGCCGAGCACCCGGCCCAGGCCGCCATCCTCCCCAACGTCCAGAACTACTACTACTCCCACCCGGCCCTCGACGTCCAGGCCACCTACCAGTCCATCCGCAACTTCGAGCTCGACATCTTCGCCGACCCGGACGGCGGCCACTACGCCACCCGCCTCGTCCGGAGAcacgccggcctcgacgacgccccgGACCCGGACCTCCTGGCCCCGGGCATCAAGGTCCtccacgtcgccgacgccgactaCCACACCACGTGCAAGACCCTGACGGCCTGCCTCAGCGTCGTCAAGGCCTGGAGCGACGCGCACCAGGACCACGTGCCGATCCCGTTCATGATCGAGTTCAAGACCtccgaggccgccatcgcggccgccgccggcgccgcgccCATCCCCTGGAACGACACCGCCCTGCTGCGgggtctcgacgacgagattcgcgccgtcttcggcccGGACCGCCTCGTCACCCCGGACGACCTCCGCCGCGGGAACCTGACGCTCGAGCAGTCCGTCCTACGCCACGGCTGGCCCGACCTCGAGAGCGCGAGGGGCAGGGTACTGTTCCTCATGGACAACGGGCCCGTCCACCCCGTCCGCGACGCCTACACCGACGGCCGCCCGAACCTCGAGGGCCGCGTGCTCTTCACCAACTCGGCGCCGGGCAACCCTGACTGCGCGTTCCAAAAA CTCAACGACCCCACGGgcgccgagcaggccaaCATCCGCGCCCAGGTCGCCGCGGGCTACTGGGTCCGCACCCGCGCCGACGTGCCCCTCGACACGTTGTTTTCCAACGACACGACGGCCATGCGCGAGGCCGCCTTCGCGAGCGGCGCCCAGGTCGTCTCCACCGACTTCCAGGCCTACGGCATGAGCACCCGCTGGGACGTCGACTACGCCGTGCGCTTCGAGGGGGCCGCTGCCGTGCGGTGCAACCCCGTCACCGCGGCCGAGGGGtgcgacgacgccgcgctggagCCCGTCGAGTACGTCCGGAACTAA
- a CDS encoding Hydroxyproline-rich glycoprotein vsp-3: protein MKASSVLLIAGASFAVAAPTGAKVESNGEASISFLESVHYKKEAAPEAEPAINFLESVHYKKEAAPEAEPAINFLESVHYKKEAAPEAEPAINFLESVHYKKEAAPEAEPAINFLESVHYKKEAAPEAEPAINFLESVHYKKEAAPEAEPAINFLESVHYKKEAAPEAEPAINFLESVHY, encoded by the coding sequence TCtttcgccgtcgccgcccctACCGGCGCGAAGGTCGAGTCAAACGGAGAGGCGAGCATTTCTTTCCTCGAGTCGGTTCATTACAAAAAAGAGGCAGCACCCGAAGCTGAGCCCGCCATCAACTTCCTCGAGTCAGTGCATTATAAGAAGGAGGCAGCACCTGAAGCTGAGCCCGCCATCAACTTCCTTGAGTCGGTTCATTACAAGAAAGAAGCAGCACCTGAAGCTGAGCCCGCCATCAACTTCCTTGAGTCGGTTCACTACAAAAAGGAGGCGGCCCCTGAAGCTGAGCCCGCCATCAACTTCCTTGAGTCGGTTCACTACAAAAAGGAGGCGGCCCCTGAAGCTGAGCCCGCCATCAACTTCCTCGAATCGGTTCATTACAAGAAAGAAGCAGCACCTGAAGCTGAGCCTGCAATCAACTTCCTTGAGTCAGTACACTACAAGAAGGAGGCAGCAcccgaggccgagcccgCCATCAACTTCCTTGAGTCGGTTCACTACTGA
- a CDS encoding secreted protein yields MLPTIRRLLPLALAALLSHAGSSIFASANSVLARMDSTTAVGTNPIVDPKAEYLGLQKADNSCSHRDLGFTGAIAGKWYAVWGDVLWCDAGVTDPERDTPGFHGMVRDAVSATTGDPLLVHDLNLGDNQRQRQFIPFNASWGEKFETGFGGTSLVETDAAAGTGAVFYLVVSLAHLPRSSSVHVVSGLANGPKNQNAAGLVGAGIARVDVIDGTPTVTRRHGERGYWWPADSNPQYGDIAAFRDPRSDYIYAWGGPPTTVASSDWVQSSYVYMVRVKAHEAFDLSRYEYWWGRQRGWRTERLTVFTAETAALWGIGQGQVVWNEFYSCYIFVHLGIGGGTVFLRTAPAPEGPWTPDVKIFEAAPIDGGLVYAGVAHPYLDETGRTLVISFTNNNRIQVIKATFSP; encoded by the exons ATGCTCCCCACCATTCGGCGTCTCCTACCCCTCGCGCTGGCCGCCCTGTTGTCCCACGCCGGCTCAAGCATTTTCGCCAGCGCAAACTCCGTCTTGGCCAGAATGGACAGCACCACGGCCGTCGGAACGAACCCCATCGTCGACCCCAAGGCCGAGTACTTGGGCCTCCAAAAGGCCGACAACAGCTGCTCGCACCGCGACCTGGGATTCACCGGCGCCATCGCGGGCAAGTGGTACGCCGTCTGGGGCGACGTGCTCTGGTGCGACGCGGGGGTGACGGACCCCGAGAGGGACACGCCAGGATTCCACGGCATGGTCCGCGACGCCGtttcggcgacgacgggcgacCCGCTGCTGGTGCACGACCTGAACCTGGGGGATAaccagcgacagcgacagtTTATTCCGTTCAACGCCTCGTGGGGCGAGAAGTTCGAAACCGGGTTTGGGGGCACAAGTCTGGTTGAGACCGACGCTGCTGCGGGGACCGGTGCCGTCTTCTACTTGGTTGTAAGTCTTGCCCATCTACCCCGTTCATCATCCGTCCACGTCGTGAGTGGTCTGGCTAACGGCCCCAAGAACCAAAACGCGGCGGGCCTCGTCGGGGCCGGCATCGCCAGGGTCGACGTCATCGACGGCACGCCAACTGTGACCCGTCGGCACGGCGAAAGGGGCTACTGGTGGCCCGCCGACAGCAACCCGCAGTACGGGGACATCGCGGCCTTCCGCGACCCGCGGTCCGACTACATCTACGCCTGGGGCGGCCCGCCGACGACCGTCGCCAGCAGCGACTGGGTGCAGAGCAGTTACGTGTACATGGTGCGCGTCAAGGCGCACGAGGCATTTGACCTGTCTCGGTACGAGTACTGGTGGGGCCGGCAACGCGGGTGGAGGACGGAGCGGCTGACGGTCTtcacggccgagacggccgccCTGTGGGGCATCGGGCAGGGGCAGGTAGTGTGGAACGAGTTCTACAGCTGCTACATCTTTGTCCATTTGG GTATCGGCGGTGGTACGGTGTTTTTGCGGACGGCTCCAGCCCCCGAGGGCCCCTGGACGCCGGACGTCAAGATTTTCGAGGCGGCGCCCATTGACGGCGGATTGGTGTATGCCGGCGTCGCTCACCCgtacctcgacgagacgGGGAGGACGCTGGTCATTTCCttcaccaacaacaacaggaTCCAGGTGATCAAGGCGACCTTTTCCCCGTGA
- a CDS encoding BZIP family transcription factor — MSVPSVWVRMMRRPTRPQIWKSRLQLVLLLPIVVHLAPVPLITLRAKHMLNAAFQTSQRPPSGTSVTVTHRHRRLINQQAEGYAGGFGALDHPPLSSTSVFQRDAAPAPTSNQLHPDSQPPLFSHPSYASHVQRHHNHEYPNAHHRQDTQAFYCNPSQQHHHHHHQQQQKQEPPYQQQQQQQQHHHRPELHSHPRQSQEQYRQLLLYPSPVDSASVASSSPEPHPVPLLRHPHDPRLLQAQIQIPITGTGFEFLSAQEPGYPPTAVDLVPIRFPHSDPTHIPTEPQAAFSLSGPSGSGSGPDHLLHYYNNNNINDDNDDGYGHGDGHGDDDFLHRHSPGVHFPDGSPLPFMQNPKLSILNAESYDDGTLDPRAARSLPAGRPGAVTDSESSRSKKRPKAQSSDTDAGHQEEEEKKRSRGRPRLDTNDETAKDRRRTQIRLAQRAYRNRKETAIQSLEKKVDELRRTNEEMSKEFMKLYDFAVSKGMHESTPEFGLQLQSTTEKFVSLARKSSLEPEGDDELPASQENEGEAAQDTSPSRARGQHSDKSASPAADKPRNPGKSLDMAATTATTTSTTTTTTAAYGGYMASYNNAPLHSNNARPHPHGLTAVHTTSWAVDNQSQAPHSMGLSQAPLGYEIVTEATPDNASFPFGMSIEHQSLMAPASDSHGGPSEQPLSEALFSMLSGPSSYAYQERTFGRRLQRSTLEKGYLLMRMSNPPPSLVSSAFGFCLLFEPRERILERLANCLSVNQRETMFNWRFPFLHLGGGGTWFGEMNEMNVSAYPPIGGGGGDGGPDGSSSSNSPRRIIGNQGTAEPRRQKVDSLFGLGPWDAETEEMRDLRIDQEHAKLRTTVPGFEGDFYDADEVEWVLQQRGVVIPPASDFVTADIDPADFSIDTASGGAAAGSSAQGTAADIVDTMTRDHPPNPLEAYAREWLGVNLKPTKPTDVDLGENIDPGLRGGADSSSQLPTAAGANKRSVTINVGVLVQEIGLRSVCLGRSPGVRPKDLNISFWASLVT, encoded by the exons ATGTCCGTCCCATCGGTCTGGgtcaggatgatgcgccggCCGACGCGGCCACAGATTTGGAAAAGCCGTCTGCAGCTGGTGCTGCTCCtccccatcgtcgtccaCCTCGCCCCTGTCCCCCTCATCACCCTTCGCGCCAAACACATGCTGAACGCGGCTTTCCAGACCAGC CAACGACCGCCGTCAGGCACATCCGTTACTGTAAcacatcgccatcgtcgtctaATTAATCAGCAGGCCGAGGGAtacgccggcggcttcggtgCATTGGACCATCCACCTCTGTCTTCGACTTCGGTGTTCCAGCGGGACGCTGCGCCGGCGCCCACTAGTAATCAACTCCACCCGGATTCTCAGCCGCCTCTTTTCTCCCATCCCTCGTACGCTTCTCACGTGCAGCGTCACCATAATCACGAGTATCCCAACGCCCACCACCGGCAAGACACGCAGGCCTTTTACTGCAACCcctcccaacaacaccaccaccaccaccaccaacaacaacaaaaacaagaACCACCgtaccagcagcagcagcagcagcagcagcatcaccaTCGTCCCGAACTTCACTCTCATCCCCGTCAAAGCCAAGAGCAATATCGGCAATTACTTCTCTACCCTTCCCCCGTCGATTCTGCCTCTGTTGCCTCCTCATCACCGGAACCTCACCCGGTACCTCTGCTTCGCCACCCCCACGACCCCAGGTTGTTGCAGGCCCAGATCCAAATCCCAATCACTGGAACCGGCTTCGAGTTCCTTTCTGCCCAGGAGCCCGGCTATCCCCCAACCGCTGTCGACCTAGTCCCGATTCGATTTCCGCATTCAGATCCCACACACATCCCCACTGAGCCCCAGGCTGCTTTTTCTTTGTCCGGCCCTTCTGGATCTGGATCTGGACCGGACCATCTACTCCACTACtacaacaataacaacatcaacgacgacaacgacgacggctacggccacggcgacggccacggcgacgacgacttcctGCATCGCCATTCTCCCGGTGTTCACTTCCCTGACGGCTCCCCGCTCCCATTCATGCAGAACCCCAAGCTTTCCATCCTCAATGCCGAGTCGTATGACGATGGCACGTTGGATCCTCGCGCTGCGAGGAGCCTGCCAGCCGGGAGGCCCGGCGCAGTGACGGACAGTGAGTCGAGTCGATCCAAGAAGCGGCCAAAGGCTCAGTCGTCCGATACCGATGCCGGCCAtcaggaagaggaagagaagaagcgATCGCGAGGTAGACCGCGTCTGGACACGAATGACGAGACAGCCAAAGAT CGCCGTCGTACGCAAATCCGCCTTGCGCAGAGAGCCTACCGCAACCGCAAGGAAACGGCCATTCAGTcgctcgagaagaaggtgGACGAGCTGAGACGGACCAACGAGGAGATGAGCAAAGAGTTCATGAAGCTCTATGACTTCGCCGTCAGCAAGGGTATGCACGAGAGCACGCCCGAGTTCGGTCTCCAACTGCAgtcgacgacggagaagTTCGTCTCGCTGGCACGGAAATCGAGCCTGGAGCCCGAgggggacgacgagctgccggccagccaggagaacgagggcgaggcggcgcaggACACCAGCCCGTCCCGGGCCCGTGGGCAGCACAGCGACAagtcggcctcgcccgcgGCCGACAAGCCCAGAAACCCCGGCAAGTCCCTCGATATGGCGGCAacaacagcgacgacgacatcgacgacgacgacaacgacagcgGCGTACGGAGGCTACATGGCCAGTTACAACAACGCCCCTCTGCACTCCAACAACGCTCGCCCACACCCCCACGGGCTGACGGCGGTGCACACGACGTCGTGGGCCGTCGACAACCAATCTCAGGCGCCGCATTCTATGGGTCTCTCGCAGGCGCCTTTGGGCTACGAGATTGTGACGGAGGCGACGCCGGACAATGCTAGCTTTCCTTTCGGTATGTCCATCGAACACCAAAGCCTGATGGCCCCCGCGTCAGACTCGCACGGCGGTCCATCCGAACAGCCCTTGTCTGAGGCGCTCTTCTCCATGCTCTCGGGGCCGAGCTCGTACGCGTATCAGGAGCGCACGTTCGGGCGGCGGTTGCAGCGGTCGACGCTGGAGAAGGGCTACCTGCTGATGCGCATGTCcaacccgccgccgtcgctcgTCTCCAGTGCCTTCGGCTTCTGCCTGCTGTTCGAGCCCAGAGAGCGCATCCTCGAGCGACTCGCTAACTGCCTCAGTGTGAACCAACGCGAGACCATGTTCAACTGGCGCTTCCCCTTTCTacacctcggcggcggcggcacctgGTTCGGCGAGATGAATGAGATGAACGTGTCGGCGTATCCgcccatcggcggcggcggcggcgacggcggccccgacggcagcagtagcagcaaCAGTCCGAGGCGAATCATCGGGAACCAAGGCACCGCCGAGCCCCGCCGACAAAAGGTCGACTCGTTGTTCGGTCTAGGGCCGTGggacgccgagacggaggagatGCGGGACCTTCGCATCGACCAGGAACATGCGAAGCTGCGCACGACCGTCCCGGGGTTTGAAGGCGACTTCTACGACGCCGATGAGGTCGAATGGGTGCTGCAgcagcgcggcgtcgtcatccCGCCCGCCTCCGACTTCGTTACGGCCGATATCGACCCGGCGGACTTCTCGATCGACACGGcgtccggcggcgccgcggccgggTCGAGCGCGCAGGGGACGGCCGCCGATATCGTGGACACCATGACCAGGGACCACCCTCCGAACCCCCTCGAGGCCTACGCGAGGGAGTGGCTCGGGGTGAACCTGAagccgacgaagccgacggaCGTCGACCTAGGCGAGAACATCGACCCGGGCCTCCGGGGCGGGGCGGACTCGTCGAGCCagttgccgacggcggcgggggcgaaTAAACGGTCGGTGACGATCAACGTCGGGGTGTTGGTTCAAG AGATCGGACTGAGGTCGGTTTGTCTTGGACGGTCGCCGGGTGTGCGGCCGAAGGATCTCAACATCTCGTTCTGGGCTTCTCTAGTGACGTAG